The following is a genomic window from Pirellulales bacterium.
ATGTGCAATAAAGCTCTCCGGCCGGTCGGTGCGCACCGCGTCGGCGCCGGCGGCAACGACTTTATCCCATGTGTCCGCGTTATCGTTGGCTCCGCTCACGTCGGCCACGAGCGTGAACTTCCTGTTATGCAGGTCGCTGCAGTATTCTTTGGTCACGGCGGCGACTTTCGCCGTGACGACCGAAGGGGTATTGCTGGCAGCGTCGTTCGCGCGCGGGCTTGTCGATGACAGAGCGGCACCCGGCTCTCGAACGAGGACGACCTTTCGTTCGGTCAGCTCGTGTACGCGAAGCGCGGTCGCTGGATCGGCGATGATCGCCACCTGACCGGAGTCCGTTCCCGCCAGCAATTCGCGCGCGAGTTGCTCGGGATCGACGTCGCGACAGACGAGCACCAGACCGATCTTGTCGCGCGTCAGGGCGAGACATTCGGCGAGCGTCATGACCTTGGCGCCGGCAAACCGCGGCGCGAACCAGGTGCCCGCGTCAAGCGATTGCAACTCGGCGAGGGTGAGATCCTTGAGCGCCCCGCTTCCCGATGTTTTACCGTCGACGCGATCGGCGTCGAAAATGACATGCTGGCCGTCCTTGGTACGACGAACTTCGAGCTCAACCGCGTTCAACTCATCCTCGATGGCCATCATGATGGCTCGGGCCGAATTCGGCGGCGCCTGCTTTTGATATCCGCCCGGCACGATGACCTTTGGGATCGCCGACGGCTGCGACGGCGTAAACGGCTGGCGGCCTTGGTCGGCGGAATAACTGACCGTGGCGAACGGCGCGATCAGTATCGCCATGAGCAGAAGGGAGTTTCGCATGAGGGTGGGCGGTGCGAGGCGGGAGGTGCAAAAGCAATGACGGCGGCAAGACGCCGGCGGGCACCACGAGTTTAACCGCCCGGCACGTTCATGCCAGGGGCATGGGAACCTGTCAGTGCGTTAGATGGAAATTGAATCTCTGGAGTCGTTAAGATTTCGGCATGAACCCGTGCATCGCCACTCGTTGATCCGCGATCGACAATCGGCATAGTTGGCGTGCTCTCGAGGTAGCCATGGACGATGCTCTGCTACAGCAAGCGGCTGAGTGGATTCGCGGCGCGAAGGAAGTCATGGTCTTCACCGGCGCCGGCGTTTCGGCCGAAAGCGGCATTCCCACGTTTCGCGACGATAGCGGGCTGTGGCAGGAATTTCCGCCTGATCGATTTGCCACCTGGCAAGGGCTGCTCGATACGGCGGCGCGCGATCCGCGCCGGCTGGCCGAGTTCCTGCACGCCGTGCTCGCGCCGATTGCCGCGGCCGCACCGAATGCGGCCCATCGTGCGATCGCGACAGCCGAGCGCCACGTTGGCATTAAGGTCGTGACCCAGAACGTAGATGGCCTGCACCAGGAGGCGGGCAGCACGTGCACCTACGAAATCCATGGCTCGTTTTTCGAAATCGTCACGCGCGAGCGCAAGTTCCTCAACCTCGTCTCGCGGGTCGAGCTCCGCAAAGTCGCTCAGCGTCTGGAGCGCGCGGCGCAGGGGCACTGGGCCCTGCCGCGCGTGCTGTGGGCGATGCGGCCGCTCGTGGGCCTCGGAACACGGGGTGTCTATCAGCCCCATTTGGTTCTGTTCGGCGACGCGCTGGCCGAACCGGCCTGGTCGCAGGCGCTCGAAGCGGCGGAAGCGTGCGACCTGGTCTTGCAGATCGGCTGTTCAGCGGCCGTGTGGCCCGCCGCAGGCTTGCCGTTCGAAGCACGCAACCGAGGTGCTCGCGTTATTGCCGTCGATCCCCACAGCGCGGCGGGCGACCTATGGTTGAAAGGCACGGCGGCCGATGTCGTGCCGAGGATTTTCGATTTGGCATTCGGAAAACGCCTGGATCAATAGTCATGCACGAATCGGCAACTGCCGAATCACGGTATTCCGAAAAGCCAGCGCGGTCACGCCTCGTCCTTAAGATGGCGCTCGCCGCGGTTCTGCTGCTGCTCGGCCTGATGTTGGGCCGCGCATTCGGTCACCGCATCCCGGCGCTCGAAGAATGGATCGCCGCACAGGGAGCATGGGGTTACTTCGTGTTCGTGGGAATCGTGATCGTGGGCACTTCATTGTTCGTGCCTGACACGGTCTTCGCGGTCGCCGCCGGTGCCCTTTTCGGGGTGATCGGCGGCACACTCGTGATGGTGGTTGCCAGCCTCTTGACGGCCGCGCTCGACTACGGATTAGCACGCCTGTTCCTGCAAGCACCGGTGCGGGCGTGGCTGGAGCGCAATCCGCAAACCGCGGCCGTCGCGCAGGCCGTGGATCGCGAGGGCCTGCGCTTTCAATTCCCGCTGCGGCTGACGCCCGTCAACCCGGTCTCGGTCAGCTATATGCTAGGCGCCGCGGGAACTCGCTTCGGCAGTTTTATGGTGGCGTGCCTGGGCCTGGCGCCGGCGCTTTTCGTGGAAGTGTACTTCGGCTACGTGGCCAAACACGTCGCCAAGGCCTCGGGCAAGGTGAGCGAACATTCGACCTTGCACATGGCGCTGTCGATTGCCGGGCTGGTCGCGTGCGTTGCCATGCTCGTCTACACGATTCGTCTGGCACGCCGGGCGATTCACGAGGCTCAGACGCACGCTGGCGATGCCGAAGGGCCGCCAAGCGCCGCCGTCCCGGCAAGTAAGTGACGACTAATGGACTGCTATATCTCGGGCGCAACGGGCAGCAGGCGAGACCGATTACCCCACGCGCGGCACCCCACGAGCGCGGTGCTTCCCGCAACCAGCAATATCGCCGTTGCCGGCTCGGGCACGACCTGAACGGCGAGAGTGGCCGTCACCGGAAAATGATCGGATGGGTACAGCCCATTGAACGACGTGTGTACGATCGCCGCTGCCGTGGCCGTGAAGGTATTGGCGTCGTAAAAGATGTGATCGATCGCCGAGCCGGACTGATTGCCGGTGAAGTCGTGGTAGGTCGCCTCGTTGGGTCCCACGGTGGGAAACACGTGGCGGTAGGCGTCGGTCAGTTTGTATCCGCTCGAATTCGCGCCGCTGAGCGTTTGCAGCGCCGTACTGCCCAGTGTGGTGTTGAAGTCGCCCAACACAAGCATCGGCAATCCGCCCGCCAGTTGCGCGAGCTCGGCGCGCATAAAGGTCGCAGATTGTTGTTCGGCCAGCGTATCGAGCGACCAATGGGTGTCCGCGACGAAGTACGTCTGATGGCTTTGGTTGTCGTACAGGTCGACCCAACTGACCATGCGCGGGTTTCCGGTGTCGGAACCGCCGCCGACGAATGTCGTGCCGGGAACCGTGGGCGTGGTGCTCAGCCAGAAATCGCCCGAGGCGACGGCCGTGAACCGCGAGGTCAGGTAGAAAATGCCGTTGGTCTCGCCGCTGTTGGGGCCGTTACCGCCGTTGCGCCCCTGGCCGTAGTAGGTGTAACCCGGGAACGCGGCCTGGAGATCGGCAACCTGGTTGGGCAGCCCCTCTTGTTCGCCAAAGATGTCAGGAGCAGCGGCGGCGATCACGGCTTCGGCCTTGTCGCGGCGGTCGCCGGTGGTGACAAACGGCGGAATCGTGTGCCAGCCGTTCGCAGAGAGTTGAGTTATTCCCACGCCGTCATCGAACCTGATGTTGAACGTCATCACGTTCAGATTGACCGTGGCGGCACGCGCAGAGCGCAATTGCCAGAGAGCTGCCAGGCAGCCGAGCGATAAGACCAAGAGGCAGGCCGTCGATGGCAAGAAACGCGATGTCGTTCGATTCATGAGCTGCTCGACAATGTTGGAGTCGTAAGGAGCGGTACGATGTTCCGACTGCTGAGAGATACGGCGACGCGCGCCCCGGAGTGACGGTCCGAAACGCGGGTGCGGTTTCAGGGAAAAGCGCGGCAAGCCCGCACAGCGTGGTGCGTGCAGACGAGCATGAAAGATATCAAGCGCAGGGCGAGCCTGGTGGACCGCACAAACCGGCTTGAAGGACGCTCAGTAGCGTATCCCCTGCTGAATAGCGGATATCGATCGTCGTCGCGCCGATCGAGGCGGACCGCAATTCGCGCCGCCAGCCGAATAGCCTAAAAGCGAAGTTACGCGGAATCAAGCTGAATGTGCCTGACTGCGGGCAAGCGAAACCGTTGCATCGCTCCCCTTGTCAACGTCCGAAGCTACTTCGCAAACAGGTGATGGCGGGACGAAGTTTGACCTGTGAGCGCGGAACCACCACGTACATTCTTTCGGTGATTTAGAGAATAGGGCTGCCGGCTGGCATAAGTGGGAAGCTAATG
Proteins encoded in this region:
- a CDS encoding glycerophosphodiester phosphodiesterase family protein, with amino-acid sequence MRNSLLLMAILIAPFATVSYSADQGRQPFTPSQPSAIPKVIVPGGYQKQAPPNSARAIMMAIEDELNAVELEVRRTKDGQHVIFDADRVDGKTSGSGALKDLTLAELQSLDAGTWFAPRFAGAKVMTLAECLALTRDKIGLVLVCRDVDPEQLARELLAGTDSGQVAIIADPATALRVHELTERKVVLVREPGAALSSTSPRANDAASNTPSVVTAKVAAVTKEYCSDLHNRKFTLVADVSGANDNADTWDKVVAAGADAVRTDRPESFIAHTIARRTPHRHVLYAAHRGALRYAPENTVPSLEAAERLHADFVEIDVHTTSDGAFFLLHDGTLDRTTNGHGRVRQASAETLRGLDAGRWFGLPFAGAAVPEMDGYLAKFPPKMGLYFDAKDITPEVLAEAVARHGLVERTVVYQGPVYLEKLKAINPAIRTLAPVAAASHVDTLAKRLKPYAVDTSWKLLSAEYIAHCHELGIKVFSDAKGDTTVAQYRQAIEWGIDLIQSDHPLRLWRAIDQAATK
- a CDS encoding Sir2 family NAD-dependent protein deacetylase; this translates as MDDALLQQAAEWIRGAKEVMVFTGAGVSAESGIPTFRDDSGLWQEFPPDRFATWQGLLDTAARDPRRLAEFLHAVLAPIAAAAPNAAHRAIATAERHVGIKVVTQNVDGLHQEAGSTCTYEIHGSFFEIVTRERKFLNLVSRVELRKVAQRLERAAQGHWALPRVLWAMRPLVGLGTRGVYQPHLVLFGDALAEPAWSQALEAAEACDLVLQIGCSAAVWPAAGLPFEARNRGARVIAVDPHSAAGDLWLKGTAADVVPRIFDLAFGKRLDQ
- a CDS encoding VTT domain-containing protein, encoding MHESATAESRYSEKPARSRLVLKMALAAVLLLLGLMLGRAFGHRIPALEEWIAAQGAWGYFVFVGIVIVGTSLFVPDTVFAVAAGALFGVIGGTLVMVVASLLTAALDYGLARLFLQAPVRAWLERNPQTAAVAQAVDREGLRFQFPLRLTPVNPVSVSYMLGAAGTRFGSFMVACLGLAPALFVEVYFGYVAKHVAKASGKVSEHSTLHMALSIAGLVACVAMLVYTIRLARRAIHEAQTHAGDAEGPPSAAVPASK
- a CDS encoding endonuclease/exonuclease/phosphatase family protein, with the translated sequence MNRTTSRFLPSTACLLVLSLGCLAALWQLRSARAATVNLNVMTFNIRFDDGVGITQLSANGWHTIPPFVTTGDRRDKAEAVIAAAAPDIFGEQEGLPNQVADLQAAFPGYTYYGQGRNGGNGPNSGETNGIFYLTSRFTAVASGDFWLSTTPTVPGTTFVGGGSDTGNPRMVSWVDLYDNQSHQTYFVADTHWSLDTLAEQQSATFMRAELAQLAGGLPMLVLGDFNTTLGSTALQTLSGANSSGYKLTDAYRHVFPTVGPNEATYHDFTGNQSGSAIDHIFYDANTFTATAAAIVHTSFNGLYPSDHFPVTATLAVQVVPEPATAILLVAGSTALVGCRAWGNRSRLLPVAPEI